The following nucleotide sequence is from Macrobrachium nipponense isolate FS-2020 chromosome 21, ASM1510439v2, whole genome shotgun sequence.
ATGAAAGCAGTCTTTGATGCCATTAAagtataattttctattttatgatatttaattaacaaattctttttcattaaatgtattgAATGACCAAGTTTTTCactttacagcatccttttaccaaaagaataaaaatacacacTTCTTTGTGAATCGTAAATGAAGAGTTATCAGCTGAAATAAATGGCGGCCAATACCTTGTTTACGTTCAGGAAAAGTAGTTTNNNNNNNNNNNNNNNNNNNNNNNNNNNNNNNNNNNNNNNNNNNNNNNNNNNNNNNNNNNNNNNNNNNNNNNNNNNNNNNNNNNNNNNNNNNNNNNNNNNNNNNNNNNNNNNNNNNNNNNNNNNNNNNNNNNNNNNNNNNNNNNNNNNNNNNNNNNNNNNNNNNNNNNNNNNNNNNNNNNNNNNNNNNNNNNNNNNNNNNNNNNNNNNNNNNNNNNNNNNNNNNNNNNNNNNNNNNNNNNNNNNNNNNNNNNNNNNNNNNNNNNNNNNNNNNNNNNNNNNNNNNNNNNNNNNNNNNNNNNNNNNNNNNNNNNNNNNNNNNNNNNNNNNNNNNNNNNNNNNNNNNNNNNNNNNNNNNNNNNNNNNNNNNNNNNNNNNNNNNNNNNNNNNNNNNNNNNNNNNNNNNNNNNNNNNNNNNNNNNNNNNNNNNNNNNNNNNNNNNNNNNNNNNNNNNNNNNNNNNNNNNNNNNNNNNNNNNNNNNNNNNNNNNNNNNNNNNNNNNNTTCAGGAAAAGTAGTTTACCCAAATGTCAGCCATAAGGAGTGCATTTCTTTTGACGGCGGTCCACATATTTAGTTTTTGTGCTTTGTGTGCAGTGAGTGTTGGCGACTACCACGCCCTTAGAGTGATGTCTGGTAAAAATACCAGCTATGATAATATTGAGAGAGTTGTTGAACTACATAAAGTTGGTAAAAGAAACCGAGAAATTGCAGAAATTACTGGTGTTATTGAGAAGACAGTGTCGCGACTACTCCAAAAACGGCATCAGGCTGGATCTGGCGATAACATTCCCGAACACAAACATGGCGGGGGTAGGTCTTTGAAGATTCCTACGAAGACTTTAAGGCTTTTAAGGCATCAGTTGGACCTTAATCCCTCAATTACTGcaaagaaattgaaagaaaagaaccCTAAGCTCCTTAGAAATATGTCTGTAAGGACAATTCAGCGCAACATCCAGAAGCGTCTAGAATATTCCAAGGTGAAAGCGCGAGTCAAGCCCCTCATGACTGCTAAGCAACATCGCCATCGTGTTCAATTTGCCAAGGACCATAAGGACTGGGACCTTGTACAGTGGCATAAGGTCCTTTGGACTAATGAAGCAACGTTCAGCGTCAGTGAGAACAAGGGCACGAAGGTTTGGAAGTCACGCACTTTGTCAGCGTGTGACCCGCAGCTGACTGTGACCAGCGTTAAGCATCCACCCTACCTCATGGTGTGGGGCTCCTTTGGCTACGGTGGACTAGGGAATCTTGTCATGCTTCCTAGATGCCAAACGCTTAATTCTGAGCGTTATATTAAACTGCTAAAGGACAATTTAGCAGTCTTTCGCCAAAACCGGCTGTGAGATCCTTCAGCAGGACGGCGCCCCTTGCCACACCTCAAGGGCATCCAAAAGGTGGCTCTCTGACAACGAGGTTGAATTTATGCATGACTGGCCTGGCCAATCACCTGATCTGTCCCCCACAGAAAACCTTTAGGGAATCTTGAAACGCTGCCTTCGTAAGGAGGATATGTCGACAATCCCCAAGGTTGAGATTGCAATAAGGAAGGTCTGGGTGGAAATACCCCTTGCCCACTGTCAGAACTTGGCTGATAGTCTTCCAAAGCGACTCCAAAAGGTCATCAAGTCCAAGGACTTCCACATCAGGAAGTAGCAATGACGGCATAagtgttaaagtatttttttttttaatttttataaattaaatttattttttctgcaagCTAATTTCTCTTTTCTCAGTACAAATGGtgctgactgtatatatatatatatatatatatatatatatatatatatatatatatataatatatatatatatatgtatatatatctatatatatatatatatatatatatatatatatatatatatataatatatatatatatgtatatatgtgtgtgtgtgtgtgtgtgtgtacaggcagTCTCAGGTACGACAGTTTAGGCTTTCCTGCCTTATGAGTTTCAGCTTGCACCACTTTTCAATTCATCAGGCAAAATACTGCATATaattgagtaatattcaactgaatgtagtgttcaaccccatttttactgcacatATCCCTTATAATGTTGAGTTTTGGCTCTAGCAATAAGCTTAGAATATgcttaaaaaatgtataaataatcggTATGTAGTGCCGATAGATTACCAAGCAACAACTTTTAACTAGCGCACAGTATAGTaatcatacatttttattatctctcttcaaccactgaaactaccaaacagtatattaATATCCATTCATTTCTATCCTTTAATCAATCTCTCCTTAATGGAGATAccaacagctataatgaaacatatgaaattataacagaagaagaattctagaaaatatttgctaGCTTCAATGAAAGCAGTCTTTGATGCCATTAAagtataattttctattttatgatatttaattaacAAATTCTTTTCCATTAAATGTATTGAATGACCAAGTTTTTCactttacagcatccttttaccaaaagaataaaaaatacacactTCTTTGTGAATCGTAAATGAAGAGTTATCAGCTGCAATAAATGGCGGCCAATACCTTGTTTACGTTCAGGAAAAGTAGTTTACACTTATTATAGGCTAGAACAGCAATAAATGTtgaaacataacaataataaaagattctcagatgagtaaaacatttatatttagtCATTATTAGTAGTATACAAAAACTAAAGTTTGGTGACTTCTGTGGAAAGAAATGCTACTTTGTTGACTTCATTGTCAGgaaatccaaagaatatggtaggcTTAACCTAGTCCCTAAGGTTTGCACTTTTCCAATATAGAACagcataacaataataaaagattttcaaataagtaaaacaacatttgtatTTTCCTCTGTTGTCGGGAAATCCAAAGCCTAGGCTTAGCCTAGTGCCAAACTCTTGCACTTTTCGAAAACAAGCCTATAccacatgtaatgttcaaccccaaaATTTTAGGCCATAAAACTGGTCTTTAAATATCAAACCTTAAAAGAATATATAGTAAACAAtatcttaggtttttttttttttttttaatgaaaatcacaattaaaatgtagtttacatagttttaaaaATACTACACCCAAAGCATTCCAAGAAAGGTTTTCTAAGGATTTCTGACAATTTTCGACAATTTTCCGGCATATGACGATTTTCTGCTTACAATGCATCACTACGAACGGAACCCCCTTCGTAAAC
It contains:
- the LOC135197469 gene encoding uncharacterized protein LOC135197469 — its product is MSAIRSAFLLTAVHIFSFCALCAVSVGDYHALRVMSGKNTSYDNIERVVELHKVGKRNREIAEITGVIEKTVSRLLQKRHQAGSGDNIPEHKHGGGRSLKIPTKTLRLLRHQLDLNPSITAKKLKEKNPKLLRNMSVRTIQRNIQKRLEYSKVKARVKPLMTAKQHRHRVQFAKDHKDWDLVQWHKVLWTNEATFSVSENKGTKVWKSRTLSACDPQLTVTSVKHPPYLMVWGSFGYGGLGNLVMLPRCQTLNSERYIKLLKDNLAVFRQNRL